Genomic window (Bacteroidales bacterium):
GAACCAATGGACTTTATGAGGCACGGATTCAATTAGGATCGGACATTTGGCGTGTCTTTTGTTTTTTCGACAGCGGGAAACTGGTAATACTTTTAAATGGTTTCCAGAAGAAGAAACAAAAAACACCAGGACAAGAAATTACGAAGGCTAAAAAATTAATGAATGAATACTATGAAAACAAAAAGCAACAATAGCGAAACCTCTTCGTGGTCGGAAATCAAAGACCGTGTTTACGGAAAAGCTGGTACTGAAAGACGCGATAATCTTGAGAGAGAGGCTGAATCCTTCAAAATTGGACTTCTGCTAAAGAAAGCCCGTGAATCCCGACACATGACACAGGAAGAACTAGGACAAATTATTGATAAGAAAAGAGAGTATATTTCCCGCGTAGAAAATAATGGCAGCAACATAACTCTAAGCACTTTATTTGATATTGTCGAAAAAGGGCTTGGCGGGAAAGTCAATATATCTATAGAAGTCTGATTGACTAATATTTACGAATCTTTATATGCCTAATCCGCCTCACGCATAAGTAAAATATATCT
Coding sequences:
- a CDS encoding type II toxin-antitoxin system RelE/ParE family toxin, with the translated sequence MDKIREIVAYKNYFEDFLTEQPIKVQDKIFKILEAIETLERIPTTYLKQITGTNGLYEARIQLGSDIWRVFCFFDSGKLVILLNGFQKKKQKTPGQEITKAKKLMNEYYENKKQQ
- a CDS encoding helix-turn-helix transcriptional regulator; this translates as MKTKSNNSETSSWSEIKDRVYGKAGTERRDNLEREAESFKIGLLLKKARESRHMTQEELGQIIDKKREYISRVENNGSNITLSTLFDIVEKGLGGKVNISIEV